The Klebsiella africana sequence AAAGCCTTCCCGGCCAAAGCGCTGTGGTTAACTGGCGGGCTGGTGGCATTATGCGGGGCGATCGTTGGCGCGCTGGCGCTGGTGTAGTTTGCCGTAAACGTATGGATAGCCGGATTGGTTGCCGGGCGGCGGCTATGCCTTACCCGGCACGCAACGGACAGGGGACGGTAGCCCGGCTAAGCGCAGTGCCAGCCGGGAGACTGCAGGTTTATTTGATGTAGGTAAAGGCGGTGGTCACCCGGGACACGCCGCTCACCCGGCTGGCAATATCCGCTGCCGCCCGGCCTTCACGATCGGTCACCAGCCCCATCAGGAAGACTTCGCTGTTTTCCGTGGTCACTTTCACGTTCGACGATTTGACCTGATCGGTGCTCAGGAGCTGCGAACGTACCTTGGTGGTGATCCAGGTATCAGATGAGGCGGTACCTAAACCAATCGGCTGGCCCTGGCGCACTTCATTAAACACTTCCGTGGTCCCTTCCACACCCATGGCGATTTGCTTGGCGCGGGCAGAGAGGTCTGGCGTCGGCGACTGACCGGTTAGCAGGACTTTGCCCTGATAAGCGGTAACGTTGATGCGGGCCTGTTTCTTAATCTGTTCATCTTTCGACAAGGCGCTATTGACACGCAGT is a genomic window containing:
- the dolP gene encoding division/outer membrane stress-associated lipid-binding lipoprotein yields the protein MKALSPLAILLSALLLQGCVAAAVVGTAAVGTKAATDPRTVGTQVDDSTLELRVNSALSKDEQIKKQARINVTAYQGKVLLTGQSPTPDLSARAKQIAMGVEGTTEVFNEVRQGQPIGLGTASSDTWITTKVRSQLLSTDQVKSSNVKVTTENSEVFLMGLVTDREGRAAADIASRVSGVSRVTTAFTYIK